From Arcticibacter tournemirensis, one genomic window encodes:
- a CDS encoding YfhO family protein, with the protein MSNWFKRNGVHLAIIGLFIVMCFIYFSPALQGKILYQGDVLQAKAMQKEIMDFKAKDGTAPLWTNSMFGGMPAYQIWAQFPKNITTYVITFFKTVFPNPIDVVLLYLLGAYLLFCALRVNPWLAAAGAIAFAFSSYNFIIIEAGHSNKALAIAFFAPVIAGVILTFRGKHVWGATIAALFLALEIRSNHIQMTYYLFLVLLILAGIELYHAIKTKTTKGFLKSVGFLAASIVLSVAVNAGTLWTTYEYGQESIRGKSNLKSEAAKPSNGLDREYAYQWSQGVGECITFLVPNAYGGASGSGAFGEDSEVAKTLLQRNVPAEQAIGFAKQMPTYWGDRPFTSGPYYFGAIVFFLFIFGLLILKDRLAWWIFGATLLTMFLSFGKNFPYISDLFFNYFPFYNKFRAVESTLAVTGLLFPILAVLAIQEIVSGRQDVKVLVKKLKYASFITGGLLLIVIIVPGLLFSFKSPTHEEFIQQLTQITGGDQGFANAIANALINDRTSLARTDALRSLLFVLIGAALLWALIKNKINQQIAFILFAAAILVDMWTVDRRYLNNEKFVDESTINQTFQPRQVDELILRDPSLNYRVLDLTINTFSSATASYFHKTVGGYHAAKLKRFQEVLDKQFNGAINEDVLDMLNTKYVITADEKGESQRIQNRSTACGNAWFVSKVLYVKNAEEEMTGISSFDPKKEAIVEESFKPLIDLTKAGTPDLNASIKLVDYHPDHLTYEYSAGKDMIAVFAEVWYDKGWTAYVDGEEIPHFRANYILRAAQLPGGNHKLEFKFEPASYYVGENISLAASILLVGGLGFAGYQEKKKKGKSQKVKS; encoded by the coding sequence ATGAGTAACTGGTTTAAACGTAACGGTGTACATCTGGCCATCATCGGGCTTTTCATAGTAATGTGTTTTATCTATTTCAGTCCGGCTCTTCAGGGTAAGATACTTTATCAGGGTGATGTTTTACAGGCAAAAGCCATGCAGAAAGAGATAATGGACTTTAAAGCCAAAGACGGAACAGCGCCATTATGGACTAATTCTATGTTCGGCGGAATGCCCGCTTATCAGATATGGGCGCAGTTTCCCAAGAATATTACGACTTATGTAATAACCTTTTTCAAAACCGTATTCCCGAATCCGATAGATGTCGTCCTTTTGTATTTATTGGGGGCCTACCTTTTATTTTGTGCACTGCGGGTAAATCCGTGGCTAGCTGCTGCGGGTGCTATTGCCTTTGCATTTTCTTCATATAACTTCATTATTATAGAAGCCGGCCATAGTAATAAAGCGCTCGCCATTGCATTTTTCGCACCGGTAATCGCTGGTGTTATACTCACATTCAGAGGGAAACATGTCTGGGGGGCGACGATTGCGGCGCTTTTCCTTGCGCTGGAAATCAGGTCGAACCACATACAAATGACGTATTATCTGTTCCTCGTGTTGTTGATTCTCGCAGGAATCGAACTTTACCATGCTATTAAGACTAAAACAACAAAAGGATTCTTAAAATCGGTAGGCTTTCTGGCCGCTTCGATTGTCCTTAGTGTAGCGGTAAATGCAGGAACCTTATGGACAACCTATGAGTACGGACAAGAATCTATCAGAGGAAAATCTAACCTGAAAAGTGAAGCAGCCAAACCGTCTAATGGTCTTGACCGTGAATATGCATACCAGTGGAGCCAGGGTGTAGGAGAATGTATTACTTTCCTGGTACCTAATGCTTACGGCGGAGCTAGCGGATCAGGCGCATTTGGAGAGGATTCTGAAGTGGCTAAAACACTCTTGCAACGGAACGTTCCTGCCGAACAGGCAATTGGCTTCGCCAAGCAAATGCCCACTTACTGGGGTGACCGGCCTTTTACCTCCGGGCCATACTATTTCGGAGCCATTGTATTCTTCCTTTTCATTTTCGGGTTACTGATCTTGAAGGATCGCCTGGCCTGGTGGATATTCGGGGCAACTCTACTGACAATGTTCTTATCGTTTGGAAAGAACTTTCCGTATATCTCAGATCTGTTCTTCAATTATTTTCCCTTCTATAACAAGTTCAGGGCTGTAGAATCAACACTCGCTGTTACAGGCTTGCTGTTTCCAATCCTCGCAGTGCTTGCGATTCAGGAGATAGTTTCCGGACGTCAGGATGTTAAAGTTCTTGTCAAAAAGTTAAAATATGCATCTTTTATTACCGGCGGCTTACTGCTAATCGTGATCATTGTACCAGGCTTGCTTTTCAGTTTCAAATCCCCTACACATGAAGAGTTCATTCAGCAGCTGACACAGATAACAGGTGGCGACCAGGGCTTCGCTAACGCGATTGCCAATGCCTTGATTAATGACCGAACTAGTCTGGCGAGGACAGATGCCCTCAGGTCGTTATTGTTTGTGCTGATTGGAGCTGCACTACTGTGGGCTCTGATTAAAAATAAAATCAATCAACAGATTGCGTTTATCCTCTTTGCAGCCGCTATCCTGGTGGACATGTGGACGGTGGACCGCCGCTATCTGAACAACGAAAAGTTCGTAGATGAAAGCACCATTAACCAAACCTTTCAGCCTCGTCAGGTTGATGAATTGATACTGAGGGATCCGAGTCTTAATTACCGGGTGCTTGACCTTACTATAAATACTTTCTCAAGCGCTACAGCTTCGTATTTTCACAAAACAGTAGGTGGCTACCATGCTGCAAAACTTAAACGTTTCCAGGAAGTGCTAGACAAACAGTTCAATGGCGCTATCAATGAGGATGTACTCGACATGCTAAATACAAAGTATGTTATTACTGCGGATGAAAAAGGCGAATCGCAACGTATTCAGAACAGGAGCACAGCCTGCGGCAATGCCTGGTTTGTTTCAAAAGTCCTATACGTAAAAAATGCGGAGGAGGAAATGACCGGAATAAGCAGTTTCGATCCGAAAAAGGAAGCAATAGTTGAAGAAAGTTTCAAACCGTTAATAGATCTCACGAAAGCAGGCACCCCGGATCTGAATGCTTCTATTAAATTGGTGGACTACCATCCTGATCACTTGACTTACGAGTATTCTGCAGGCAAAGATATGATAGCTGTTTTTGCAGAGGTATGGTATGACAAAGGCTGGACTGCCTATGTAGATGGTGAAGAGATTCCTCATTTCAGAGCTAACTACATTCTACGTGCGGCACAGCTGCCAGGTGGCAATCATAAGCTGGAATTTAAATTTGAGCCTGCCTCCTATTATGTAGGTGAAAACATCTCCTTAGCAGCTTCTATTTTGCTGGTAGGAGGCTTAGGTTTTGCCGGTTATCAGGAAAAAAAGAAGAAAGGTAAAAGCCAAAAGGTTAAATCTTAG